A genomic segment from Bos mutus isolate GX-2022 chromosome 27, NWIPB_WYAK_1.1, whole genome shotgun sequence encodes:
- the KBTBD11 gene encoding kelch repeat and BTB domain-containing protein 11, whose product MENPVVPCVLYPGDGACGQAGGRGGAPEAPGEGSLQPPDAAEGEGAASPAQTPCSLSASLCFSSGDDSPPQSRASSAAEDAAASPPSCCSGRRVVERQWGVGSSGAASPEDSASPEEPAFPGECPPTEEPTSPEEPADPAPVPPGVGPEHGEPDLLIEVSGRRLRAHKAVLAARSDYFRARASRDVLRVQGVGWAALRLLLAYAYSGRMAGVRPDNVADVVAGARRLQLPCAAQRATDAVAPQLSLANCFEVLSAAKRQRLAELREAAYRFMSDHYLEVLREPAVFGRLSGAERDLLLRRRLRAGRTRLLAAALGPAGERAGSRPQSPSGDAEGRGEAAVYCFHEAAGEWRELTRLPEGAPARGCGLCVLYNYLFVAGGVGPAGPDGRARPSDRVFCYNPATDSWSTVRPLRQARSQLQLLALDGHLYAVGGECLLSVERYDPRADRWAAVAPLPRGAFAVAHEATTCNGEIYVSGGSLFYRLLKYDPRRDEWQECPCSSSRERSADMVALDGFIYRFDLCGARGDAPAAVPAGGVSVLRYHCLAKQWSRCASHLRPPGAPSGLQPFRCAALEGTIYCVSRAGTWRFVPPGEGEPGAGDAGLEGSFELQSLQTPADARGLLFPFVLNLPEEKPDRGEEGAV is encoded by the coding sequence ATGGAGAACCCGGTGGTCCCCTGCGTCCTCTACCCGGGCGACGGGGCGTGCGGCCAGGCCGGAGGCCGGGGCGGCGCTCCCGAGGCTCCGGGAGAGGGCAGCCTGCAGCCGCCGGACGCGGCCGAGGGGGAGGGCGCGGCGTCCCCGGCGCAGACACCCTGCAGCCTCAGCGCGTCCCTGTGCTTCAGCTCCGGGGACGACTCCCCGCCGCAGTCTCGCGCCTCCTCCGCGGCGGAGGACGCAGCGGCCTCGCCGCCCTCGTGTTGCAGCGGCCGGCGGGTGGTGGAGAGGCAGTGGGGCGTCGGCAGCTCGGGCGCCGCGTCCCCGGAAGACTCCGCGTCCCCCGAGGAGCCCGCGTTCCCCGGGGAGTGCCCGCCGACCGAGGAACCCACATCCCCGGAGGAGCCCGCGGACCCCGCGCCCGTGCCGCCCGGCGTCGGCCCAGAGCACGGAGAGCCCGACCTGCTCATCGAGGTCTCGGGCCGCCGGCTGCGGGCGCACAAGGCTGTGCTGGCGGCGCGCAGCGACTACTTCCGCGCGCGCGCGTCCCGGGACGTGCTGCGGGTGCAGGGCGTGGGCTGGGCGGCGCTGCGGCTGCTGCTGGCCTACGCGTATAGCGGGCGCATGGCGGGCGTGCGCCCAGACAACGTGGCCGACGTGGTGGCCGGCGCGCGCCGCCTGCAGCTACCCTGCGCCGCGCAGCGCGCCACCGACGCCGTGGCGCCGCAGCTGAGCCTGGCCAACTGCTTCGAGGTGCTGAGCGCGGCCAAGCGGCAGCGGCTGGCAGAGCTGCGCGAGGCCGCCTACCGCTTCATGAGCGACCACTACCTGGAGGTGCTGCGCGAGCCCGCCGTCTTCGGGCGCCTGTCTGGAGCCGAGCGCGACCTGCTGCTGCGCCGCCGCCTACGCGCCGGCCGCACCCGCCTGCTGGCTGCCGCTCTCGGGCCGGCCGGGGAGCGCGCGGGCAGCCGGCCACAGAGCCCGTCAGGGGACGCGGAGGGCCGCGGCGAGGCCGCCGTCTACTGTTTCCACGAGGCGGCTGGCGAGTGGCGCGAGCTGACACGGCTGCCAGAGGGCGCGCCGGCGCGGGGCTGCGGCCTCTGCGTGCTCTACAACTACCTCTTCGTGGCCGGAGGCGTGGGGCCCGCGGGCCCCGACGGCCGCGCCAGGCCCTCCGACCGGGTCTTCTGCTACAACCCGGCCACTGATAGCTGGAGCACTGTGCGGCCGCTGCGCCAGGCGCGCTCCCAGCTGCAACTGCTGGCCCTGGACGGCCACCTGTACGCCGTGGGCGGCGAGTGCCTGCTCAGCGTGGAGCGCTACGACCCGCGCGCCGACCGCTGGGCCGCCGTGGCCCCGCTGCCCCGGGGCGCCTTCGCCGTGGCCCACGAGGCCACCACGTGCAACGGCGAGATCTACGTGTCCGGGGGCTCACTTTTCTACCGCCTGCTCAAGTATGACCCACGGCGTGACGAGTGGCAGGAGTGCCCGTGCAGCAGCAGCCGTGAGCGCTCGGCCGACATGGTGGCTCTGGACGGCTTCATCTACCGCTTCGACCTGTGTGGGGCCCGCGGCGACGCGCCGGCGGCCGTGCCGGCCGGGGGGGTCAGCGTGCTCCGCTACCACTGCCTGGCCAAGCAGTGGAGCCGCTGCGCCTCGCACCTGCGGCCCCCGGGTGCGCCCTCGGGCCTGCAGCCCTTCCGCTGCGCCGCGCTGGAGGGCACCATCTACTGCGTGAGCCGCGCGGGCACCTGGCGCTTCGTGCCGCCCGGGGAGGGCGAGCCTGGCGCCGGCGACGCGGGCCTCGAAGGCAGCTTTGAGCTCCAGTCGCTCCAAACCCCGGCGGACGCCCGGGGCCTGCTCTTCCCCTTCGTGCTCAACTTGCCGGAGGAGAAGCCGGACCGAGGGGAGGAGGGCGCTGTGTAG